A window of Candidatus Reconcilbacillus cellulovorans genomic DNA:
TCCGCCGAGCTGCGGCATACTCTCGATGATCATACAGCTTGCCTGGCGCATACCCGCGTAAAACGCCGCGAACATGCCGGCCGGTCCGCCGCCGATGATGGCGATGTCCGTCATGTTTTCATTCTCCTCCTTGTCCGTTTCCCCCATCCCATTATAAACATCGGAAAAGGGGTTGAAAAGCCGAGACAAAAGGGGTATCATGTCGGTAAGGAGTGGGGAGATCCCGCCTTTGGACTTGATTGTGTCGAATTTCACAAACATCGTTCGCCGAAATAAGGAAATAAAAGGAAAGGGATGGAGCATGAGTCGAATTCCGCGCATCGTCATTTTGGGAGCCGGCTACGGCGGCATCGTCACCGCCTTGCGGCTGCAGAAAGAATTGCATTATAACGAAGCGGACGTGACGCTGGTCAACAAGCACGACTATCATTTCTTAACGACGCAGCTGCATATGCCGGCGGCGGGAACGGAAGATCCGGACCACGTCCGTGTCGATATCTCCAAACTGATCGACGAATTCAAGATCGATTTCGTCAAGTCGACCGTCGTCGAGATTCGCCCGTACGACCGCAAGGTGATTTTGGAAGACGGCACGCTCTCGTACGACTACCTCGTCGTCGCGCTGGGCGGCGAGCCGGAGACGTTCGGCATTCCCGGATTGAAGGAACACGCGCTCAGCATCCGCAGCCTGAACAGCGTGCGACTGATCCGCGAACATATCGAATACCGGTTTGCGCAGTTCAAAAAGGACTCGTCGCGGCCGGAACTGCTGACGGTCGTCGTCGGCGGCGCCGGATTTACGGGTATCGAATTTTTGGGTGAGCTGGCCGACCGCGTCCCCGTGCTGTGCAAGGAGTTCGACGTCGATCCGAAGCTTGTGAAAATCTACAACGTCGAAGCGGCGCCGACCGCGTTGCCGGGATTCGATCCCGACCTGGTGGAATACGCGGTCCGCGTGCTGGAGAAAAAAGGCGTGACGTTCAAACTCGGCGTCGCCATCAAGGAATGTTTGCCGGAAGCGGTCGTGCTGGCCAACGGCGAGACGATCCGTGCGGGCACGATTATCTGGTCGGGCGGCATCCGTGGGAACCGCCTGCTGGACGAAGCGGGGTTCGAAACGGTACGCGGCCGGGTGAAAGTCGATCCGTATTTGCGCTCCCCGCAATTCGAAAACGTGTTCGTCATCGGCGACTGTTCGCTCGTCGTCGGCGAGGACGGCAAACCGTACCCGCCGACCGCCCAGATCGCGACGCAACAGGGAGCGACGTGCGCATACAATCTGACCGCGGTCATCCGCAACGAGCCGATGAAGCCGTTCAAACCGCAAATCCGCGGCACCGTCGCGTCGCTCGGCAAGGGCGAAGCGATCGGCGTCGTCGGCAAATACAAATTGAAGGGCCGCATTGCGGCGCTTGCTAAAAAAATGATCGACATGCGCTACTTGTTCATGATCGGCGGCGTGCCGCTCGTGTTGCGCAAGGCCCGCATTTGAAAGGAGGTCACCGCGCCATGCGCCACGCGAGCGTTCAAGTGCGCGGACTGCTGACGCGGGACGAGCTGGAGCGATACAATGCGTTGATGGACGTTGGACATTTTTTGGAAGAACAGGGCCGGTACGATCTCGCCGCTGTCGTGCAGCGGGAGATCGACCTGCTCGTGCGTCCGGCGATCGGGCGCTTGAAGGAAAAAAGCCGCCAGCGCGACCTGGCCGACGCGGAGTACATGCGCGAGCACGGCCTCGGCGGACACGGTCCGGACGCGCGGGACGATTGAGCGTTTCGGCGCCGGCCGAAAGCAATTGAGCAGCCGGCCGGCGGCGGCTCACAGCGCGAGCATGTCGGCGGCCGGTTTTTCGTCCAGTCGACGTCCGACGAAAAACGGCCCGAATTCCGCAAAGCGCGCGCTTGCCTCGTCGAAACGCATTTCATAGACGAGTTTTTTGAACTGCAGCGCGTCGTCGGAAAACAGCGTCACGCCCCATTCCCAGTCGTCGAGCCCGACGGAGCCGGTGATGATCTGGCGGACGACGCCGTGGTATTTTCGGCCGATGGCGCCGTGGCTGCGCATCAGTTCGCGGCGGCGGTCGATCGGCAACATGTACCAGTTATCTTCACCTAGGCGGCGCTTGTTCATCGGGTAAAAGCAGACGTATTCGGTTTTCGGCAAAATCGGATAAAGCCTTGCCGCGATTTCGGGGTCCTCCCGCGGGTCGGCGCCCGGTTTCGCCGTATAGCCGGACAGTTCCACCACCGAGACGAACGAATACGCGGGACGCGTCGCTTCCGCAAACGCCGTCTTGTTGAACGCGTTTTCGATGTCGTTCAGTTGTTCCAGCGTTTCTCGCAAATGTAAAAACAACATATCGGCTTTCTGTCCGACGATCGCGTACCACGCGAAACTGCCCCGTTTTTCCGATTCCGCCCGTCGGTATTGCGCGACTGCTTCAAACAGTTCCCGCAGCGCCCGTTCGCGGCGTTCCGAAGTCCAGCTTTTCCAGACGTTCCAGTCGATGAAACGGAAATCGTGCAAGGCATACCAGCCTTCCAACGTTTGAACCGGTTCACTCACGGCGCATTTCCCTCCTCGGTCCGATCCGCAGTTGTGGAATTCGCGCGACGCATGCCGGTGTCGCCCCGGTGCCGCCGTTTTCATTATACCAGTTTGTACCCCGTTCCTCTCACGGTCACGATGTGTTCGGGATGAGCAGGGTCGGGTTCGAGTTTTTTGCGCAGGTTGCGGATATGGACGGTCAGCGTGCGCAAATCGCGGACGGTGTCGCGTCCCCACAGATCGCGGCAAAGTTCGCGGAACCCGACGGTTTGACCGGAGCGGCTGGCCAGCAGGCAAAGAATCCGGTATTCTTTCGCGGACAAGCGGACCGGACGGCCGTCGACGGTGACTCGTTGCAGCAGCGTATCGATTTCGAGGCGACCGACGCGCAGAACGTGGGAAGACCGCGAAGGCGGACGCGCGTCGCGAGAGCGCAACCGGGCCTTGACGCGGGCGACGAGTTCGCGCGGACTGAACGGTTTCGTCACGTAATCGTCGCCCCCGGCGTCGAACCCGCGGATTTTGTCCGATTCATCGGCCCTGCAGCTAAGGAAAATGACGGGTGTGTCGCCTTGGCTGCGGAGTTCGCGGCAGACCGAGTAACCGTCGGTTTCCGGCAGCACGACGTCGAGCAGCACGAGATCGAACGGCGTCCGCCGAAACTGGCGGAGGGCGTCGTAGCCGTTGCGGGAAACGGTCAGACGAAATCCTTCTCTTTTCAAATAAGGAGAAAGGATAGAGGCGACGTCGGGATCGTCGTCGATCAAGAGAATGTGCGGACGTGCCATATTCGGTTCCCCCCGGAGTTGCCGATACCTTTAGGCGCGGTGCAGCGGTAACGACACGACGAAAACGGCGCCGTGCGGAACGTTCGGCTCCACGCCGAGGCGTCCGCCGTGGCGTTCGACGATTTCCTTGGCGACGGCAAGGCCGAGTCCGACGCCGGCGCCGGCCGTGCCGGACGTGTAGTAGCGCTCGAAAATATGCGGCATGTCTGCCGACGGTATCCCCGGACCCGTGTCGGACACTTTGAGGACGGCGCAGCCGTCGGTCTCTTCCGCCTCGAGGGTGACCGTCCCGCCCGCCGGCGTGAAGCGCAAGGCGTTGGACAACAGATTGTCGAGGACGCGGCGGATTTGGTCGGCGTCGGCTTCGACGGGAAGCGGCGGATCCGCGGGGTTTCCGGCAAGCCGCAGGACGATGCGCCTCAGCTTGGCGTCGTTCTCAAACCGGTACAGGGCGTCGCGCAGCAGCCGGCGCGCGTCGAGAAGGGTCGTGCGCGGCGGTGTCCGGATTTCCGTGAGTTTGGCCCATTCAAGCAGATTGCCGACGAGGCGTTCCAACTCGGACAATCTGGAAAGCGAGCGCCGGACGTACCGTTGCCGTCGGCGCGGATGGCGGGCGATGCCGTCGTTCAACGCTTCGAGGTATCCGCGGATCGAGGCGAGCGGTGTCCTCAGTTCGTGCACCAGGTCGGACAGCGTTTTCAGAAACGCTCTGGTTTTCTCTTCGAGCCGGCGTATGTCGCGGAGCGTTCCCGCCTGACGCGCGGCGGTCGTGACGGCTTGTGCGACTCCGAGGACGAGTCCGCCGACCCAAGCGACCGTCTCCGTCCAATGTTTGGAAATCGCTGGCCACGCCGTAGCGAGCAGTGGAGAGAATAACAGCAACGCCCCTGCGGCGGCAAAAAGTCCCCCGCCCGGCATTCGCCAGGCGAGGCGAACGCCGCTTGCCCATCCGACCAGCCCGACTGCGAGCATGAGGGCGGCAAATCGTTCTTGCCAGAGAGGGGGCGCAAAGAAGGTGACGGGCAACCCGGCCGCGGCCAGCCACCGCAACGGCAAACGTTGATTTGCCGTCAAAATCGGCCAGAAGAAAAACAAAGCGGCGTACGTCAGCGCAAGTCCGACTTTTTCCCCGCCTGCGGCGTCCGAATCCCTGCCGGCGCCCGCAAGCAGCCCGGAAAGGCCGGACAACACGAGCGTAAGGCCGAGCTCGATCCCGCGGCCGGGTTCCGTCCCGGACGGGCTGCGACCGTACGCGAAGAGGGCGGCCGCATGAACCGTGCAGAAGACGCCCAACCCGATCAGCCCGCCCGCCGCCAGTTCGTAACCGACTGGTAGCATGGCTCTTCCATCCGCGCGAAAATTGGTACCTATACCCTTATATCGGACGGGCGGGCGTTTTGCTTAAAGGGTAAGTGTAAGGTCGGGTCGGGACAGAAACGTCTCGATGATTTCGGTCAGACGCTCCGGATTTTCCATCATGCCCATATGACCGGCCTTCGGGACGGTTGCGGTGGTGACCAACGGGTGATCGGCGGCGAATACGCGCTCCGGAGGCGTGATGCGGTCGCGTTCGCCGGCGACGAGCAGGACGGGCCGGTCGGCCTCGCGCAAGAGCCGTGTCCGGTCGGGCCGCCTGCGCATCGCGTCGAGAATGCGGATAGCTGTTTCACGGTTCGTGCCGAATCCGATCAGCTTCGCCTCGGCGATCAGCTGCGGGCGTTCCGTCGCCGTGTCCTCGGCGAACCAAACCGGCACTTTGCCGGCGACGAAGGTCGCGATGCCGGTCGCGCGGATGAGCGCGATGTCGGACTCGCGCGCCGCTTTGGTCTGCTCGGTGTCGGCCAAGGCGGTCGAATGGACGAGACCGAAGGCGCGGACGAGCTCGGGATGATGCTCGACAAGGGCAAGCGTGACGTATCCGCCGAGCGAATGGCCGAGCACGACCGCTCCTTGCGGCGCGAGTTCGCGAATGAGGGCGGCGATGTCGTCGGCGAACGTTTCGATCGCGTCGCCGTCGTCGGAGCCGGCCAGCGGATCCGATGCGCCGTGACCGGGCAAGTCGGGCGCGACGACGGTCCACCGCCGGCCGAGTTTCGGCGCGATGCGCGACCAATAACGCGAACTCCCGCAAAAGCCGTGCAACAGCAAGACGACGGGTCGCCCCTCGCCCGTCGTTTCATAGGCGATGCGGCGGCCGCCGCGATCCAGAAAACGCGCCGTCATGTTCCCGCCCTCCCCCGTCGAACGGCCGGGCCGAGCAGCAGGTCGGCGGATTTGCCCACCGCCGCCCAGAACAAGACGGTCAGCGCATAAACGGCGAAAGCGTTCACGGTGTGCACGTCTCCGAACGCCTCGATAAGCCAGACCGGCACGCTGAACATGAAGAGGTACAGGTGGTCGGGATCGAGCCGCAGCAGGTCGGCCGCGCACAGAACGAGGCCGAACGCCGTAAAGGCGATCGTATACGCGTAACGTTTCATGTCGAATCGACCTCCTTTTTCAAAGCGACTCCAAAATGTCGACCGAAGTCACCGAGTGCAGGCTCGGATGGTACCGGGCCGCGCGGTCACCGGCCTTGCCGTGCAGATATACCCCGAGCGCCGCGGCCTGCAAGGGCGTGTATCCTTGGGCGAGCAGGCCGGCGACGACGCCGGTGAGGACGTCCCCGCTGCCGGCTGTGGCCATGCCGGGATTGCCCGTCGTGTTGATGTACGCGAAACCGTCCGGAGCGGCGACGACGGTGCGGGCGCCCTTCAGCGCGACGACGACGCCGTGTTTTTCGGCGAAACGCCGTGCGTAGCCGATCCGGTCGATCGAGACGTCGGCGGCGGTGACGCCGCAAAGGCGCGCCATCTCTCCCGGGTGGGGCGTCAGAACGGCGGGAGGTCCGGATCGTCGCGGCCAGTCGGCGAAATCGCCGACCGAGGCGATCAGGTTGAGCGCGTCGGCGTCGATCACGAGCGGTTTGTCCGTGTTCTCCCAAAGTGCGCGGATGAGTCGCTCGCCGCCCGGAAAGCGGCCGAGCCCCGGGCCGACGGCGACGGCATCGCGCGATGCGGCAAGCGTCACGACGTCGTCGGGCCGCACGGCCGACCAATCGCCGCGACCGCCGTCGGCGACGCCGGCCAGCATAATTTCCGGCGCTCGGCCGGCCATCGATTCGACGAGGCGGTCCGGTATCGCCCACGTCACGAGGCCGCATCCGGCGCGGAGCGCGGCGCGGGCGCACAAAAGCCCCGCTCCGGCCATACCGCGCGAGCCACCGACGATGAGAACATGCCCCTGCGCGCCTTTGTGCGTGTCGGGGCGAAGCGGCCGCTCCGCGTCGATGTCGAGCCGCCGCCAGGCATCCGGCCCGAGCAGCATCGCGCGGACGCCGATCGCCTCGGCCCAGCGCGGATCGATGCCGATCGGCCGCACGACGACGCGTCCGACGAACGCCAGGGCGGGATCCTGCACGAGGCCGGATTTCGGCAAAGCGAACGTAACCGTCAGCTCGGCGCGGATGCAGGGATCGTAAGGCCGACCGGTATCCGCGTCGAGCCCGCTCGGCACGTCGACGGCGACGATCGGCCGACCGGAAGCGTTGGCTTCTCGGATAAGCGACGCGTACGGCTCGCGCGGCGCGCCGCGGACGCCGGTGCCGAGCAGCGCGTCGAGGAGGGCGTCGCAATCGGACAGGTGGTTTGCGCCGGGCGAATAAAGATCCGTGCGAATGCCGAGACGCCAGGCGATCTCCCATTGCCGCACCGTCTCGGGCTCCATCCGGTCCGGCGGTTCGGCGAGCACGATTCGGACGCGGTGGCCCGCTTCGGCCAGCCGGCGTGCCGCGACGAGCCCGTCTCCGCCGTTATGGCCTTTGCCGACGAGGATAATCCACGAAAACGCGCGATCGCCTGAAACTGTCCGCGACCGCAATTTCTTCTGCAAAAACGCCTCGGCGGTTCGCGCCGTTTCCCAACCGGCGTTTTCCATCAGCGACGCGACGGGGATGCCGATCGTTTCGACGGCGTAGCGGTCGAGCTCCCGCATTTCGGCCGACGTCGCCACATACATCGGGCGGTCACCTCCTCGTTTGCAACCGGATCAGCGCGGGAACGGCAAAGCCGAGAAAGACGAATGTGTATAGCGCAAGACCGACGACGATGCCGGAGCCGATTTGCATGAGAGGCACGACGCCCGACGGGAGAAAGGCCGAAAACGTCCCGGCCAAAATGACGGCGGCCGACGTGATGACGCCGCCGGTTTTCGCCATCGCCCGCCGGATCGGTTCGACTGCTTCCGCACCGGTGTCGCCGACGCCGGACGCCGCGGCGGCCTGTTCTTCCTTCAGCCGGGCCAATAGGAAAATGCCGTAGTCGACGCTGAGCGCGGTCAGCGCCAGGAACACGAAGAACGGCGCCGCCCACGACAGGCCGGGTTCCCCGCGGACGTCGACGAAAATGCGTTCCAGAAGTCCCGCGGTTACCAGATAGTTTAACCCGAGCGAAAGCAAAATGTAAACGGGTGCCGCGGCGGACCGCAACATGAGCGCAAGCACGGCGGCGATGCCGAAGAGCACCCATGCGCCGGTACGGCGGAAATCTTCACGGGTAACGTCGTCGAGCTCGGCGTTTTGGGCGGCGATGCCGGCGAGCGTCACTTCCGCGTCGCGAAGGCCTGCCGACCGGACCGATTCGGCAACACGGCGGCGCAGGTCGTCGACAAGCCGCATCGCTTCTTTCGAATACGGATCGACGTCGAGCACGAGATCGAATCGGGCGATCGTGCCGTCCGGAGACAAGTAAACGTCGAACGCTTTCTGCAGCTCCGGCCGGTTCCAGGCTTCCGGCGGAATGTTCCACCCTTCGGCGCGGACATCGGCCAGCGCCGACGAGACGCGTTTCAGCGCGTCGACGGTCTCTTTCAGCCCGTTTTCAAGCTGCGCCGCGCCGTCGGCAGCTTGACGCTGGCCGTCGGCGAGCCGGCCGAGTCCGTCCGCGGCGGAGCGGACGCCGGTCTGCGCTTCGCCGATCCCGTTCGCCAGCGACCTTGCGCCTTCGCCGATTTGCCGGAGCCCCTGCGACAGCGCCGGCACGCGGGGGTCGTTTGCGAGCTCCGGATGCGATTTAAGCAGGGCGTCGAAGGAGGAACCGAGCGCGGCCGCGGACTGCCCGAGCTGTTCCGCTCCGCCGCGAAGTCGGCCCAGGCCGTCGGCCGCCGCCGCCAGACCGTCGGACGCGCGGCGCGTTTCCGTCGACATGCGGCCGATCGCTCCTGCGAGTTCGCCGACCTTCGGCTGCTGTTCCTGCATCCGTGCGGCCATCTCGTCGACGCCGCGGCGTACGGCGTCGAGGCGGTTTTCGGCAGACAGTTCCTCGATCCGCACGCCGGCCGGCCGCGAGGCGCTGCGCACCTTCACGACATGATCGGCCTGCGCGACGGCCGCACTGACGCGTTCCACGGCGGCGATGCCTTCGGGCGAGCGCAGCGATTGCGGAACGCGGACGACCGCCGTGACTGGAAAAATTTCACCGGAACCGAAAGCTTGCTCGATTTTCTGAAAACCTTGCACCGACTCGAAAGACGGATCGATTTCCGACAGTTGGTCGAACGAACGCTGATCTCGATAAGTCGACGCAAACGGAAGCGTCACCGCCAGCGCGACGATCAGGACGACGGCCGGACGGCGGACGGCCAGCGCGCCGAGCCGGTCCCAAAACCGCGATTCGCGGTGTCCGCGGCCGGTTTCCACGCGCACGGGCCAAAACAGCCGCCGACCGAGCAGCGCCATGACCGCTGGGGCGAACGTCAGCACGGCCGTCAGCGCGACGGCCATGCCGATCGACACGCCGACCGCCGATCGGTACAGGCCGAATTGCGAAAATCCGATCAGGGAAAAAGCGATCAGGACGGTCAGGGCGGCGAACACAACCGTTTTGCCGACTGAGCGCAACGTCGCCCGGACGGCGTCGCCGACGTCACGGCCGCGGCTTAGCTCTTCGCGGAAACGGTGCATCAGCAAAATGCAGTAGTCGGTTCCGGCGCCGAATAACACCGCGACGAGAAACGACTGCGTATAGTTCGACACCGGCAAGTCCCACCGTTCGGCCGCCAGGCCGACCAGACCTCGCGAGATGACGAATGCCAGCCCGATCGTCGCCAGCGGGACGAGCGGCGCGACCGGCGACCGGAACACGATCAGCAGAATGACGATGACGAGCGCGACGGTCAACGCCTCCGTGCGGTGAAGGCCGGCTTCCGCCGAGTCCTGTAGGTCGATGAAAATCGGGGCGTCGCCGGTCCAGTACGCTTCCGTGCCGGCAGGGCGGTTTTGCATGCGTTCGCGCAAGTTTTTCAGGGCGTCGCGGGAGACGGCGGACAGCGCCGATTCCCGCAAACCGACGGTCAAGAGGCGCACGGAGCCGTCTTTGCTTTCCACCGCCTCGTCGGCCGACACGTAGGCGATACCCCATTCATCCGCGTGCTGCCGCCAGACTTCGATCTCGCCGTTCAGCCACTGCCGGTCGGCGTCGGTCAGACCGCCGTTCCGAGCGAAGACAAGGACGGCTTCGGCTTTCGCCCGCCGTTCCGGCCGGATTTGCCGAAGCGCCTCGGCGGCGCGGATGGTTTCGGCGTCGGCGGGCAGCATGTTCGGATCGCGCTGCCGCACGATGGCGCCCAGATCCGGCAAAAACGCCAGCGACGCCGCGAAAGCCGCCAGCCAGAACGCCAAAGCGGCGGCGCGCCAGTGTCGGATCATGGCTTTCGTCCCCTTTCGGCATCGTTTTCTCACGCCTTTTATGGTAGCGCAAAAGATGACCGACGGTCAATTTCGTTGCGTCCCCGGAGGCGAGGCTCGGTTTCCGTCTGCGACTTTCGCACCGACGTCCGAAAACGTCCGACGGCGGCCGATCTTGCGTATCGCGGCCGCGGAATGTGGTATAGTTAAATAGCAGACGCTGAACGCTCAAAAAAACCCGATGAAGCGCGAAGGCGGGTGAAACGGGATGGAACAACTCGGCGAACGGCTCAGACGCGCCCGGGAGCGTCGCGGCATGACCCAAATCCAGGCGGCAGCGAAAGTCGGCATCTCGAACGGAACGCTTTCCGGCTACGAGCGCAACTACCGCGAACCGGACATGCGGACGCTTCGTCGGCTGGCGGAGCTGTACGGCGTTTCGATCGATTATTTGTTGACGGGGAGGGAATTTATATCACGGCCGCCGCAGGACGGCGAACGGGTCGATTGGGGCAGAATTCCGGAACATCCCGACGATTCCCTGACCGAGGATGAAATTGCGTTTCTGCGCGGCTGTCTTGCCTTGTTCAGAACCTATGCTTCGTCGCGGCAAACATGAACGGTGTTGGCGAAAGGAGCGGGACGAATCGGATGCGGGGACGGATCGCGGGACGGATCGCGGCGTCGGCGGCGGCCGTCGTTTGCCTGGCCGCCGGTTATGTCGCCGGCGCAAGCGGCCTTTTTTTGACGTTGAACGAAATCATCGCCTCCAAGCTGAATACGGAGGCAGCCCCGGTCTGGAAAATCGCGAGGGCGGAGCGGCTTATTGAACGGCATTTCGTCGATCCGGCGGACGGAAGCAAGCTGGCCGACGCTGCCATCGAAGGAATGCTGCAATCGCTCGGCGACGATTACGCGAATTATTATACGGCCGAGGAATTCCGCGAGCGGATGTCGCACCTGCACTCCGAACTCGTCGGCATCGGCGTCGTCGTCGAAAAGACGGCGGAAGGCGCGTTCGTCATCCAGACCGTCTATCCCGACACGCCGGCCGCTTCCGCCGGCATCCGGCCGCATGACCGGATCGTGTCGGTCGACGACCGGCCGGTCGGGGGACTCGGGCTGGAAGAGCTGGTCGATCTCGTGCGCGGTCCGAAAGGTTCGGTC
This region includes:
- a CDS encoding FAD-dependent oxidoreductase, translating into MSRIPRIVILGAGYGGIVTALRLQKELHYNEADVTLVNKHDYHFLTTQLHMPAAGTEDPDHVRVDISKLIDEFKIDFVKSTVVEIRPYDRKVILEDGTLSYDYLVVALGGEPETFGIPGLKEHALSIRSLNSVRLIREHIEYRFAQFKKDSSRPELLTVVVGGAGFTGIEFLGELADRVPVLCKEFDVDPKLVKIYNVEAAPTALPGFDPDLVEYAVRVLEKKGVTFKLGVAIKECLPEAVVLANGETIRAGTIIWSGGIRGNRLLDEAGFETVRGRVKVDPYLRSPQFENVFVIGDCSLVVGEDGKPYPPTAQIATQQGATCAYNLTAVIRNEPMKPFKPQIRGTVASLGKGEAIGVVGKYKLKGRIAALAKKMIDMRYLFMIGGVPLVLRKARI
- a CDS encoding heme-dependent peroxidase, which gives rise to MSEPVQTLEGWYALHDFRFIDWNVWKSWTSERRERALRELFEAVAQYRRAESEKRGSFAWYAIVGQKADMLFLHLRETLEQLNDIENAFNKTAFAEATRPAYSFVSVVELSGYTAKPGADPREDPEIAARLYPILPKTEYVCFYPMNKRRLGEDNWYMLPIDRRRELMRSHGAIGRKYHGVVRQIITGSVGLDDWEWGVTLFSDDALQFKKLVYEMRFDEASARFAEFGPFFVGRRLDEKPAADMLAL
- a CDS encoding bifunctional ADP-dependent (S)-NAD(P)H-hydrate dehydratase/NAD(P)H-hydrate epimerase — translated: MYVATSAEMRELDRYAVETIGIPVASLMENAGWETARTAEAFLQKKLRSRTVSGDRAFSWIILVGKGHNGGDGLVAARRLAEAGHRVRIVLAEPPDRMEPETVRQWEIAWRLGIRTDLYSPGANHLSDCDALLDALLGTGVRGAPREPYASLIREANASGRPIVAVDVPSGLDADTGRPYDPCIRAELTVTFALPKSGLVQDPALAFVGRVVVRPIGIDPRWAEAIGVRAMLLGPDAWRRLDIDAERPLRPDTHKGAQGHVLIVGGSRGMAGAGLLCARAALRAGCGLVTWAIPDRLVESMAGRAPEIMLAGVADGGRGDWSAVRPDDVVTLAASRDAVAVGPGLGRFPGGERLIRALWENTDKPLVIDADALNLIASVGDFADWPRRSGPPAVLTPHPGEMARLCGVTAADVSIDRIGYARRFAEKHGVVVALKGARTVVAAPDGFAYINTTGNPGMATAGSGDVLTGVVAGLLAQGYTPLQAAALGVYLHGKAGDRAARYHPSLHSVTSVDILESL